In Corythoichthys intestinalis isolate RoL2023-P3 chromosome 11, ASM3026506v1, whole genome shotgun sequence, a single genomic region encodes these proteins:
- the LOC130924343 gene encoding protocadherin alpha-5-like isoform X10, translating to MKLADISRLWIYYLLLLFPLWSVALAQIVYSVTEESNPGTTVGNLAKDLHLDGQDLELRGLQVSGPNARYLEVNSKTGILAVTDRIDREELCSRRMKCSLEVEAIANAPLNLYRFEVKIVDINDNAPYFKLPGIVLNVSESAFTGERFPLPKAFDSDVGSYSVRSYKLSQNEHFSLDVQNAGEQSLSAELVLQKALDREKQAVIKLTLTALDGGKPAKSGTLQVTIVVQDVNDNIPIFDNTLYKATVTENAPRGTSILSVHARDLDEGLNGEIVYSFINHDGDNDIDKFAINSMTGEITVNGELDHEKSNAVEIRVQAKDRGLNSRASHCKILVEITDVNDNAPKISVTSLVDVVREDAPLDTLVGLLTVKDNDTDKNGIVNVRIIEPVPFKIKNTYKNHYTLVVDGALDREQVSKYNITITASDEGVPSLSSTTVITVRVSDINDNVPRFGEPVIHVFVRENIPAGAVIYTVSADDPDVGENAKMSFLVINSNNRKDDMVRSNININSQSGDIVALQSFDYEKLKTFQFKVQATDAGVPPLSSNVTINIFILDENDNSPTILAPYSELGSVNSESIPYSAEAGYFVAKIRAVDADSGYNALLSYHLSEPKGNNNLFRIGTSTGEIRTKRRMSDNDLKSHPLVVLVCDNGEPSLSATVSIDVIVLESTADIHTQFRHVPVQEESFSDLHLYLLIAIVAVSLIFLLSFITLIVFKCHRHTDGTFDRYGAPMITTHPDGSWSYSKATQQYDVCFSSDTLKSDMVVFPTPFPPVEAELISINGGDTFTRTQTLPNTEKPKAPNSDWRYSASLRAGGVMQSSVHMEESSVMQGAQGVLVQNWPTASSAADAEGGEVSPPMGAGVDSNSWHFRYGPGGPGAPPQHLKAGEVPPEAFIIPGSPAIISIRQNQGGEDDKSDFITFGKKEEAKKKKKKKKDKKDKKDKGKDDDE from the exons ATGAAACTGGCCGACATTTCTCGTCTTtggatttattatttattgcttttGTTTCCATTATGGAGTGTTGCATTAGCACAGATAGTTTATTCTGTGACAGAAGAATCAAACCCTGGGACCACTGTAGGGAATTTAGCCAAAGACTTACACCTTGATGGCCAGGATTTGGAACTGAGAGGTTTACAAGTATCAGGACCAAATGCCAGGTATTTGGAGGTCAATTCTAAAACGGGAATACTTGCGGTGACTGACAGGATCGACCGAGAAGAGTTGTGCTCTCGCCGTATGAAGTGCTCTTTGGAAGTGGAAGCCATTGCAAACGCGCCGCTGAATCTTTATCGCTTTGAGGTGAAAATTGTGGACATAAACGACAACGCCCCGTATTTCAAACTACCTGGCATTGTTCTCAATGTGTCCGAGTCGGCTTTTACTGGAGAAAGATTCCCTTTACCTAAAGCATTTGACTCAGATGTCGGCAGTTATTCAGTAAGAAGCTATAAACTGAGCCAGAACGAGCATTTCTCTTTGGATGTGCAGAATGCTGGTGAACAGTCCTTGTCTGCTGAATTGGTGCTGCAAAAAGCTTTAGACCGCGAAAAACAGGCGGTGATCAAGCTCACGTTAACAGCTCTGGATGGAGGGAAACCTGCTAAATCGGGGACGTTACAAGTAACAATCGTTGTGCAGGATGTAAATGACAATATTCCAATATTCGACAACACTTTGTACAAAGCCACCGTGACCGAAAATGCGCCGCGTGGCACAAGCATTTTGTCAGTGCATGCTCGTGATTTAGATGAGGGCCTTAATGGAGAAATTGTGTATTCTTTTATTAATCACGATggcgataatgatattgacaagtTTGCGATTAATTCAATGACAGGGGAAATTACAGTAAACGGTGAATTGGATCATGAAAAGAGCAATGCAGTTGAAATCAGAGTACAAGCAAAGGACAGAGGCTTAAATTCAAGAGCATCACATTGTAAAATACTAGTCGAAATCACCGACGTAAATGATAATGCACCCAAAATATCAGTGACTTCATTGGTCGACGTGGTGAGGGAGGATGCGCCTCTTGACACATTGGTGGGACTCTTGACAGTAAAAGACAATGACACGGACAAAAACGGCATTGTAaatgttcgaataattgagcctGTCCcgttcaaaataaaaaatacgtaTAAAAATCACTATACTCTGGTTGTCGATGGAGCACTCGACAGAGAGCAGGTTTCTAAATATAACATTACTATAACTGCATCTGATGAAGGTGTTCCATCGCTGTCCAGTACAACCGTAATTACTGTACGGGTTTCTGATATCAATGACAACGTGCCCCGCTTTGGAGAACCTGTGATTCATGTTTTTGTCAGAGAAAACATTCCTGCTGGTGCAGTTATCTATACAGTGAGTGCAGATGATCCTGATGTGGGAGAAAAtgccaaaatgtcttttttagtTATCAATAGTAATAATCGCAAAGATGATATGGTGAGATCAAATATTAACATCAACTCACAGAGTGGAGATATAGTGGCTTTGCAGTCTTTTGACTATGAGAAGTTAAAAACATTTCAGTTTAAAGTTCAGGCCACAGACGCTGGTGTTCCTCCACTCAGCAGCAACGTGACGATCAACATTTTCATTTTGGATGAGAATGACAATAGTCCGACCATTCTGGCACCCTATTCTGAGCTCGGATCAGTTAATAGTGAGAGCATCCCCTATTCTGCTGAAGCTGGATATTTTGTGGCAAAGATCAGAGCAGTAGATGCAGACTCTGGATACAATGCACTTCTTTCCTATCATCTGTCTGAGCCCAAAGGCAACAACAACCTCTTCCGAATTGGAACCAGTACTGGGGAGATTCGGACCAAGAGGAGAATGAGtgacaatgacctgaaaagtcaCCCATTGGTGGTGCTGGTGTGTGATAATGGAGAACCTTCCCTGTCAGCAACTGTGTCGATTGATGTGATAGTGCTAGAGAGCACAGCTGACATCCACACTCAGTTCAGGCATGTGCCTGTACAGGAAGAAAGCTTCTCCGATTTACACTTGTATCTGCTCATCGCCATTGTGGCCGTTTCGCTCATCTTCCTGCTCAGCTTCATCACTTTAATAGTCTTCAAATGCCACAGACACACAGATGGAACTTTTGATAGGTATGGAGCACCAATGATCACCACCCACCCCGACGGCAGCTGGTCTTACTCTAAAGCTACGCAGCAGTATGATGTGTGTTTTAGCTCAGACACACTCAAGAGTGACATGGTGGTTTTCCCCACACCCTTTCCGCCTGTAGAAGCAGAATTGATCAGTATTAATGGAGGAGATACATTTACAAGGACTCAGACTTTACCTAACACTGAGAAG CCCAAGGCACCAAATTCTGACTGGAGATATTCAGCCTCCCTGAGAGCAGGTGGTGTCATGCAAAG ttcagtgcataTGGAGGAGTCCTCAGTGATGCAGGGAGCCCAGGGAGTTCTGGTTCAGAACTGGCCCACAGCATCAAGTGCTGCTG ATGCTGAAGGGGGAGAGGTGTCCCCCCCAATGGGAGCGGGAGTTGACAGCAACAGCTGGCACTTTCGCTACGGcccggggggtcccggtgcaccGCCGCAGCACCTGAAGGCCGGTGAGGTTCCTCCGGAGGCATTTATCATCCCTGGCTCCCCTGCCATAATATCCATCAGACAAAACCAGGGAGGAGAGGACGACAAGAGCGACTTTATTACCTTTGGAAAGAAAGAGGAGgccaaaaagaagaagaaaaagaagaaggaCAAGAAGGACAAAAAGGATAAGGGCAAAGATGATGATGAGTAA
- the LOC130924343 gene encoding protocadherin alpha-C2-like isoform X4, protein MATTARYGFCLIIFIYGGFTRGQIHYSIPEELENGAQVGDIAHDLNLDLRKLVTRRMHVTPESGRSYFTLNHKSGKLVVSDRIDRESLCEVNVTCSLNLEVILDNPPEVHNIEVDILDVNDNAPRFQHLEYLLEVPESAVTGSKFHIEAAHDPDDGSNSVKQYRLSPNQHLTLDSIKPFSNNKHIELILKKRYDREQMPSDQLILTAVDGGTPQRSGTAKINVRILDANDNVPAFDNSVYRVKVYENSPKGTLLIQLNATDLDEGSNGDVFYSFSNYTPERVRQVFSLDTDTGKITVKNIIDYEETTAYEIYIQAMDKGPAAVAVHCKVVVEVLDVNDNIPEITLSSLSTPVREDARVDTVVALISVIDQDSGPNKQVTLELVPPSPFKIKSFRNHYTIVTSAFLDRETVSSYNITVRAVDGGTLPLSSQIAFAVDVADVNDNPPRFEQTSYTVYISENNAPSSPLCTIKATDADSAENARITYSVLNDNNHGIPVASYVSVKPNTGEAYALRTFDFEKLREFHFQVKAQDNGMLPLSRVATVYVYIMDENDHKPRIVYPPANGSRTTETLLKNAEAGVLVTKVVAWDGDAGQNAWLLYALQPSTIAFDLFKVHEHTGEIRTTRRVIEDNSTSFALTVLVRDNGLPPLSSTAIVHVHVMELTPKLTPDPKRIIRPESPLMFSHVTIYLIIALCATTFVFLVTVCVLAIVRCHAYCTQSGSCSPCCVSKTTVPAGNSAAAGSAGGGRPVSGGGQMGANVALRRDLKVEPHYIEVRGNGSVTKTYCYKTCLTATSGSDTFMFYNTGRPHSGTWGSGYVTSHSGHSQIIVRRLSMPDATAIQPKAPNSDWRYSASLRAGGVMQSSVHMEESSVMQGAQGVLVQNWPTASSAADAEGGEVSPPMGAGVDSNSWHFRYGPGGPGAPPQHLKAGEVPPEAFIIPGSPAIISIRQNQGGEDDKSDFITFGKKEEAKKKKKKKKDKKDKKDKGKDDDE, encoded by the exons ATGGCAACAACAGCACGTTACGGATTttgtttaattattttcatATACGGAGGCTTTACGAGAGGGCAAATTCACTACTCCATTCCGGAGGAGCTGGAGAACGGCGCTCAGGTGGGTGATATTGCCCATGATTTGAATCTGGACTTGAGGAAACTTGTCACCAGACGCATGCACGTGACACCTGAGAGTGGAAGGAGTTATTTCACCCTTAATCACAAAAGTGGGAAGTTGGTGGTGAGTGACCGTATAGATCGAGAGAGTCTGTGCGAAGTGAATGTCACGTGTTCACTCAACCTGGAGGTTATTCTGGACAATCCTCCGGAAGTGCACAACATAGAAGTAGATATTTTGGACGTTAACGATAATGCACCAAGATTCCAGCATTTGGAGTATCTCCTTGAAGTGCCCGAATCTGCTGTCACCGGTTCGAAATTCCACATAGAGGCCGCTCATGATCCAGATGACGGCTCCAATTCGGTGAAGCAGTACCGCCTCAGCCCCAACCAGCATCTAACCCTGGACTCTATTAAGCCTTTCTCTAATAACAAGCACATTGAGCTTATTCTCAAAAAGCGCTATGACCGTGAACAGATGCCATCTGATCAGCTCATCCTGACAGCGGTGGATGGAGGCACCCCACAGAGAAGTGGCACTGCCAAAATCAATGTACGCATCCTTGATGCTAATGACAATGTGCCTGCCTTTGACAACTCAGTGTATAGAGTAAAAGTTTATGAAAACTCACCTAAAGGGACACTCTTGATTCAATTAAATGCTACAGATCTCGATGAGGGCTCCAATGGTGATGTTTTTTACTCATTCAGCAATTACACTCCAGAAAGGGTCAGACAGGTCTTTTCCTTGGATACAGACACAGGCAAGATAACAGTGAAGAACATTATAGACTATGAGGAGACGACTGCATACGAAATTTACATTCAAGCGATGGACAAGGGGCCCGCTGCCGTGGCAGTGCACTGTAAAGTAGTGGTAGAAGTTTTGGACGTTAATGACAACATCCCTGAAATTACCCTTTCTTCTCTCTCCACTCCTGTACGTGAGGACGCTCGTGTAGACACCGTTGTCGCTCTGATCAGTGTCATTGATCAAGATTCTGGACCTAACAAGCAAGTCACCCTTGAGCTTGTGCCGCCCTCTCCCTTTAAAATTAAATCCTTCCGCAACCACTATACCATCGTCACCTCTGCCTTCCTGGACCGTGAAACGGTCTCATCCTACAATATAACAGTACGTGCTGTAGATGGAGGCACCCTCCCTTTGTCGTCTCAAATAGCCTTTGCAGTGGATGTTGCCGATGTAAACGATAACCCTCCTCGATTCGAACAGACGTCGTATACTGTTTACATTAGCGAGAACAATGCACCCAGTTCACCCCTGTGTACCATCAAAGCTACGGACGCTGATTCAGCTGAAAATGCACGCATCACCTATAGTGTCCTCAATGACAACAATCACGGCATCCCTGTGGCAAGCTATGTCAGCGTGAAACCCAACACAGGTGAGGCCTATGCCCTACGAACCTTTGACTTTGAAAAGCTGAGAGAGTTTCACTTTCAGGTCAAAGCACAGGACAATGGCATGCTTCCACTAAGCCGCGTGGCCACAGTGTATGTTTACATTATGGATGAGAATGACCACAAGCCAAGGATAGTGTACCCACCTGCCAACGGGAGCCGCACCACAGAAACACTGCTGAAAAATGCTGAGGCTGGAGTGTTGGTAACAAAAGTGGTAGCGTGGGATGGAGACGCAGGACAGAATGCTTGGCTTCTATATGCCTTGCAGCCATCTACCATAGCATTTGACCTCTTTAAGGTGCACGAGCACACCGGTGAAATCCGCACCACGAGGCGCGTCATTGAAGATAACTCGACCTCCTTTGCTTTGACTGTTTTGGTCCGTGATAATGGCCTGCCACCGCTCTCGTCCACTGCAATTGTTCACGTGCATGTGATGGAGCTCACACCCAAGTTGACCCCTGACCCGAAGCGCATCATCAGGCCTGAAAGCCCCTTGATGTTTTCCCATGTCACTATCTACCTCATCATCGCCTTGTGTGCCACcacttttgtgtttttggtcaCTGTCTGTGTGCTGGCCATTGTGCGTTGCCATGCCTACTGCACTCAGTCCGGTTCCTGTTCCCCTTGCTGTGTATCCAAGACTACTGTACCTGCAGGGAACAGTGCAGCAGCTGGTAGTGCGGGTGGAGGGCGACCCGTATCAGGTGGAGGCCAGATGGGCGCCAATGTGGCTCTACGCCGAGACCTTAAAGTAGAACCGCATTATATTGAAGTGCGAGGTAATGGTTCTGTGACGAAAACGTACTGTTACAAAACGTGCCTAACAGCAACTTCGGGAAGTGACACGTTCATGTTCTACAACACTGGACGACCCCACAGTGGCACCTGGGGCTCAGGCTACGTCACGAGTCACAGTGGACACAGCCAGATAATTGTTCGGCGTCTCAGTATGCCAGATGCGACTGCTATTCAG CCCAAGGCACCAAATTCTGACTGGAGATATTCAGCCTCCCTGAGAGCAGGTGGTGTCATGCAAAG ttcagtgcataTGGAGGAGTCCTCAGTGATGCAGGGAGCCCAGGGAGTTCTGGTTCAGAACTGGCCCACAGCATCAAGTGCTGCTG ATGCTGAAGGGGGAGAGGTGTCCCCCCCAATGGGAGCGGGAGTTGACAGCAACAGCTGGCACTTTCGCTACGGcccggggggtcccggtgcaccGCCGCAGCACCTGAAGGCCGGTGAGGTTCCTCCGGAGGCATTTATCATCCCTGGCTCCCCTGCCATAATATCCATCAGACAAAACCAGGGAGGAGAGGACGACAAGAGCGACTTTATTACCTTTGGAAAGAAAGAGGAGgccaaaaagaagaagaaaaagaagaaggaCAAGAAGGACAAAAAGGATAAGGGCAAAGATGATGATGAGTAA